Part of the Carassius auratus strain Wakin chromosome 8, ASM336829v1, whole genome shotgun sequence genome is shown below.
tcaaatcagcatattagaataatttctgatggatcatgtaaaactgaatattcagctttgccatcaccggaataaacattttgcattttaaaatattttaatacttaaaatagttactttaaatagtacaaatattgttttactgtagttttgattaaatgaatgcaCCCATTATGAGCATAagatatttcttttaaaacataaaaaagcactACCTTTGAACTTTTGAAGTATTGTGTATTTagattagtattttatttatatttatagaggTTTAATAAGTTAATTACTGTAGCTGACAGTGTGTTTTACTGTTGAAGGGTGGCATTATTGGGATTTTCATTGACTGGAATTGTGACTTGGACTTCTCGGAACGTTTCTGCATTCCCAAGTATTCTTTTAGCAGACTGGACAacaaaaatcctgaaaataatgTTGCCCCTGGCTACAATTTCCGGTAAATGCagttaaactgattgagattttttttattgtaaagctAGAGGGTAACAATTTTGTTCTTTCCCACAGATTTGCAAAGTACTATAAAATCAATGAAAGCATTGACACACGGACATTGATAAAGGCCTTTGGAATCCGCTTTGATGTCATTGTGTTTGGGATGGTTTGTGAACTAGTCtcctagtaaaaaaataataactaccgtctatttattagatttttcgaTAACCGTTAATCTCTAATGATCTCTGCAGGCTGGTAAATTCAATATTGTGCCCACTATTGTCAATCTTGGTGCCACTCTTGCCTTTCTCAGTTTGGtaagatctgttttttttttttttcaaagacacaTGTTTGAGTAAAATGCCTTTGGCTCAAtaatttttatgttgtttctgaACTTCTCCCAGACGGCTGCTATTTGTGACTGGGTCATGCTTACTTGTATGAAAGACCGTGACAACTATGCCAAACATAAATTCATTCACCTGAACCAAAACGGTGACAATATGCCACTggtaagttaaaaaataatattataataaaattaggCAATATTATACTTATAAAAatgatattattttatactgttataGAGCTCCATGGAGGCAAGCTCATATGGGACTCCATGATGGAGTGAACTGGACACTTTCACCGCACTTAAAACCAGTAAAACACAATATATTCTTGTAAATATCCTATATATAAACTACTTTAAATGTTTGGGGCTGGTAAGCTTGTCTAAAGAAGTCTCTTAGTCaccatttctgcatttatttaataaaaaaaatacagtaaatattatcacaatattgaataacaattttctactatacatttaaaatgtaactttttcctACGAtgtcaatacttttattttattaaattttttttaactcacCACAAAAaattgaatggtaatgtatactAACCCGTGTTTATCCATCACATTTGAATATgataatcaatatattaattaattttaataaatttttattcattagtttgTGAGTGTATCAGTGTTTAGTCACACTTAAATTTATTAGTAAATCAGGTTGACTGTACATGCTTTGACctcttcatttgttttttaaaatcaaaGGCATCTGTGTTAGGAAAAACATACTAACAGCATTTTTGTAGTTAATATGAGACATAAATTGGTTGCTTTGCAGGttaaaattgtaatcatattctGTATTGTTGATTGTGGTTTATATCATTCCCATTTTGGCATTGGCATTGAGACTAAATGGTAAATCATAAACTGAATAAAGTCTTATCTACTGAAGTCTGTAGAGTCTAAGGCCACTGTATTTCCCATCAGGGCTGGGGTATTCTGCTCTTATCTTCCATGTACAGCAGCTGGGTATTACTGGAACAGCATCTCTAGGTGTGCTGTCACCAAAGCGCCATCTAATGAATTGAGCATAGGCCCCATGACGCAGCTGAGCCTCCTCACGCAGCTCCGCTAGGGGATCCACATAGAACAGAGTGGTCTCCAGGACGGAGCGACTGACAACCAGTGTTGAAAAGAGCGGGGACGAGGTAATGCAGCGTCCTTTCCTCGACCGACAGCACAGCTGTTCCTGCAAGGAGTTGGAAGGCCGGCAGCAGTCACACTGACACCAGGCTGGACACCCAGACAGTGGCATCTCCAGTAATGACGTGTCAATGCTTTGTTGGCTGCTGTGACTTCTGGAAAGGTTTTCATAAACTTTTAGCCCACGACTCTGCTCTACACTTCTGCTTTGACAGCACTGCAGAACACTCATGAAAGTCTTCATGCCTGTCAAATCATTCTGAAAGCGAACAGACCAGGGTTATTACAGTTTactgaaactgtaaaaaaaaaaataatgatttgaaagtacataaaatgtaaattgataaaaaaaaaaaaaaaaagtaaacctacTTTATTTCAGCATGTTGGTAAggcaatatttcacattttcatcaaTTCAAGTATAAtcaatatagacataaaaaagtgactaatattgcataaaatttacaacaaaaattTAGTTAATGCAATGCCATATAACGCATATCAAAAAATTAGTCTgaccaaatattaaaattcattGATGAAAATGAAAGTCATCATTAACTCTCATTATCTTAACCTAATACTGGTAGCAGTTTATTTAAAGAGAGATCATTTAATGAATTTCATACAGTTTTAATACATATCCTAAAACACTCATAAAACACCCAAGTATGTCAGCAAAAAACAGTATATGCTGCTTTCTGATCATTTTCACAGTATTTAAACACTCTTTTCACAATTTTACCAGAAAAATAGTAGTGGCAAACCATTGTAAAAGATGTCTTTACAATGCAAACTGGATTTTGCCATTTCTGATTTTACCAcatcattatttaaatatcagGTGCTTTTCACCAACATAAATCTGAGGACTTTAGAAATGATTAGTGAGCCACATGGGGTGTTCGCTGACACTTCTGGGTGCTTTATCAATGTGTGATCGTGAGTCAGGATATACTGCCATTGTACTGAATTCATCGTTTCTTtctggctgaactaaccctttaatacaaaATTCTTTTTTGAATGTTTAATAACAAGTATTAATTTACTGTCATTTACAATAGAACATGAGGAACTCAACTTACTTTGCGTTGGTGTAAGGAAAGTGGTTTTGTCTCCTGTAGTCTTTTCTTTCTGGATTTTTTCACCACCCTTAATTGATCCTCATCCACAAATGACACACAAAGGAAGCACTGCAACAAACACAATACTAAATGGTAGATTCATGTACAAGGAATCTCAGTTTAAGATGTATTTAGCCTGTGTAAAGCATTAATGAAACTGAAGTGCTATAAGTGCTATATCAGTGTTTCTAAGGTGTGTTGACCTCTTCTCGGTCCTGTATGGCCTCAAATTTCCTTTCAATGTAGTTCTGTTTTGCCTCTTTGGAGTAACAGCCACTCCCAATAAGCCAGTCCAGGAACATTGTAGTCTAAAGACAAAATTCGATGGTAAACATTTAATTACTTCCGACACTTTTCTGACTTGCTGAGGGTTTAAGGGTTACTCACAAGAGCATAATACGAGAGCGTAGATCCAATGTAGATGATTAGCTGAATGATGCTGAACTTTCCAGCCTGCAAAGAATTTACAAAAAACGTTTTATATCCTAAAGCTAACATGCAAAGTAATgtcaatatagtataatataatctCACCTTCCCAAACACCATCACATCAAACCTAATCCCATACATTTTAAAGAGCGTTCGCTGCTGCTCACCATTCACAATAGAGTATCTTGCAAACCTACACgaaataatgaatttaaatatcACAGTTCACATATGTTCAATATGATTTAAGTTGTTCACACCTGAAATTGAGCCCAGGGTACAAGGTTCGGTTGCTTTCTTTTTCGTCCAAGCGACGGAATGAGTATTTGGGCAGACAGCTGTGAAAGATGTGGTTCAGGTCACAGTCCCAGTTGATCTGGATCCCGATCACACCACCCTGTGGAGCAGATACTACCAGAGATGTAAAAACTGACAACAATTCACTTGCCTACTTTGcaactaaattacaaaaatacactactgttcaaaagtttgtggtcagtaagatttttattgatcttattaagcaaaaatgcaaataaactaATCAAAaaggacagtaaagacattaataatgttccaaaatactattttaaataaatgctgctctttcaaactttatataaaaaagaacagACCACTGTTTCCACAATCACCTATGTTAAGCAGCAtaatggttttcaacattgataataacaagaaaagtttcttgagctccaaatcagtaatgtattggaatgatttctgaaggatcctaaGACACTAAagacttagtttttttttctaataatatacattaccattaaaatgtttggggacagtaaatttttttttaaagatattttcttttcttttttcagcaaggatgtgttaaattaataaaaagtgatgGTAACAACttgtatttttagaaaatatttatattttacataaattctgctctttttttacttcttattcgaaagtatctcaggttctaaaaatattaagcagcaaaaactgtttctaagattgataataaatcagcatgttgttaataaatcagaatgatttctgaagaattatgtgacactgaacactgtgaTGAATGTGatggatgatgaaaattcagctttgcatcactcattattttaaatagtaataacatcgttattttaaatagtgatagtatttcacaatattactgttttttttaatcaaataaaagcatccttgatgagcagaagaaacatctttaaaaaacataaaaatcgtactgatcccaaacttctgaCCGGTAGTGTATGTCCTGGTATGCTTAAAAAGAAAGGTTTTACCTCCACTGCTATCTCTGAAAACTTCTCCTTGGCCTCACTCACAATGTCTCCCAAACGGAAAATGGGGCAATAAGGATTTTTGTAGCGGTTATAAATGCAACCTTTAAGGTCCGTGTCTTTCATTTGAGGCAGGATGTTTCTTCTAAGAGAAAAACATAAATGAATGACTATATTATCAGTATATGCTTACTATTTGCTCAATCAGATTATATTATCAGTATATGCTTACTATTTGCTCAATCAGATTATATTATCAGTATATGCTTACTATTTGCTAATCTGATTAGATTATAAGGTTGAACTCCttaaattgaaaatgttattgCTACTGCTAACAGTTcatgctttattttaaggtgtcctagttacacgttacatgcacttactattataataacaatgaattatgcataattacatggaAGTAACCATAAACCAAACCCTAAACCTCATCCTAATAATACAGTAactacatgtagttaattaatattaataagtacttaaatgtttaattagaCTACAACAACGACAGCTTGATAAAGTGTAACCCATTAAGCATGTTAGTGCACCAACAGTTGTACAGTAAATATCATAGCATTTGCAACTATAAAACTTTTGTACTATACCTTATGTAATTAAATGCTGGAAATCTGATGTTATTCTTGATCATCACAGTGAAATTTTCTGCAGATGCCAAAATAGCAGGCCTGGGGAAACAGAAATGAAAACCTGACATAAAAAGACATCTGTACGCCGAATCTCTGTTCATATAAAACTGCAACTTCCTCAAACAGATTCCTCTAAAGTCTCTTTGAACTGCAGTGTCAActgtttttgattcattttgcAGCAAAGCTGATGATGAGCAGTTTTCTATTGCCAAATAGCTTTGTTGTCACAGTAAGTTTGaatctttattaacaaacaacAGTATACAGGACAAACAGCAAATCAAGAGTCAATCCTACATTCAATTAGGACAAAATACtgttcaacaaaaaataaattttcactcattatttactcaacttcatgtcattccaaaccagcatGACTTTCTtatttgtaatgaaaaatgtctcaggtttttttggaacatacaatgaaagtcagtttcATGATATGGACAAgaattttttgttatattaacaTAATATCTGCATGTAttacatacaggtttggaacgacacaagaataagtaaataatgacaaaatgttaaatgaaaactatccctttaatatgaaTTAGCATGTATACAGCACCTGGGATTCCTCTTGTTCTCAATGGGGCACCAAGCTGTAACTTCACATGTTTTCTTTTGTATATCTAACTTCACACAGGCACCTGTTTGAACAccttaaaaacaaacacagaagcaAACCTCAGATCATGCAAAAACATCCAATAATGGTTTTCGATGAAATAAAACACTTGGGTAGTGAAGGTATTTCCTGTCAAGCTGTATGCCTTAAAATAGTTTCTTTATATGACATTACCATGGGTATGTTGGTTAGAAAATCCTTTCTCACAGTCTTTATCTGTCCGACACTGTTTCCCATGTGGCAGAACCTGAAGTGTGAACATAAAACCATCTGTTGAATGGATTATATTTGGCTTAAAATGGTACTGCTGAATTATTCACAAACAcagcatttttttaagtttaagataCATTTTGTATTGA
Proteins encoded:
- the LOC113107695 gene encoding P2X purinoceptor 4-like; translated protein: MPCTLLNLCEYDTQKLVKIKSVRLGSLKWTLNGVILMFICIMMLWNKEYQEYDLVVSSVTTKVKGVANITIPDIGEVVWDVVDYSGPYQGRNSFFVATNVIVTKNQKQGKCPEVLPHGKQCRTDKDCEKGFSNQHTHGVQTGACVKLDIQKKTCEVTAWCPIENKRNPRPAILASAENFTVMIKNNIRFPAFNYIRRNILPQMKDTDLKGCIYNRYKNPYCPIFRLGDIVSEAKEKFSEIAVEGGVIGIQINWDCDLNHIFHSCLPKYSFRRLDEKESNRTLYPGLNFRFARYSIVNGEQQRTLFKMYGIRFDVMVFGKAGKFSIIQLIIYIGSTLSYYALTTMFLDWLIGSGCYSKEAKQNYIERKFEAIQDREECFLCVSFVDEDQLRVVKKSRKKRLQETKPLSLHQRKNDLTGMKTFMSVLQCCQSRSVEQSRGLKVYENLSRSHSSQQSIDTSLLEMPLSGCPAWCQCDCCRPSNSLQEQLCCRSRKGRCITSSPLFSTLVVSRSVLETTLFYVDPLAELREEAQLRHGAYAQFIRWRFGDSTPRDAVPVIPSCCTWKIRAEYPSPDGKYSGLRLYRLQ